A DNA window from Daucus carota subsp. sativus chromosome 3, DH1 v3.0, whole genome shotgun sequence contains the following coding sequences:
- the LOC108215392 gene encoding PLASMODESMATA CALLOSE-BINDING PROTEIN 2 → MARLVSLVLLLVMAGHAGANWCVCKQGQSDAVLQKALDYACGSGADCNPIHQNGPCFNPNTVLAHCSYAVNSYFQRKGQAAGTCDFAGAGLVAPSDPSLPGCVYPSTASATTSTGTNTNTPTINSPATTTTTTPIGGSPYVTTPGNGVLGGVGSGLGPSGLGYNTDVSHGGVTLQQDLSISGLSTATMLTMLGLFCA, encoded by the exons ATGGCTCGTCTAGTGTCTTTGGTGCTTCTCTTGGTCATGGCTGGGCATGCAG GTGCAAATTGGTGTGTTTGCAAACAGGGACAGAGTGATGCAGTGCTGCAAAAGGCTCTAGACTACGCATGTGGAAGCGGAGCAGACTGCAACCCCATCCATCAAAATGGACCTTGTTTCAACCCAAACACTGTCTTGGCTCACTGCAGCTATGCCGTCAACAGCTATTTCCAGAGAAAAGGCCAGGCTGCTGGCACCTGTGATTTTGCTGGTGCTGGCCTTGTTGCTCCGTCTGACCCCA GCCTTCCTGGATGTGTTTATCCTTCCACTGCCAG TGCTACTACCAGCACAGGGACAAACACCAACACACCTACAATTAACTCACCAGCCACCACTACAACAACAACTCCTATCGGTGGATCTCCCTACGTAACCACCCCTGGCAATGGTGTCTTGGGCGGTGTTGGCTCCGGGTTAGGTCCGTCAGGACTTGGCTACAACACTGATGTTAGTCATGGTGGGGTTACACTTCAACAAGATTTAAGCATCTCCGGGCTATCCACTGCCACCATGTTGACAATGCTCGGTTTATTCTGTGCTTAA
- the LOC135151572 gene encoding uncharacterized protein LOC135151572, with the protein MLKVASAFPQPRGEARGNHEPRDEEERSEAHSQPRPQKSTASHLGPSQNTNHKNHGGQQHRPSTWKENRRIRDLKKELEAKQAEYEKARARLEGRRTETPEVRNDTGSVNPSNADMLNTLMALKKRLEDGTSGEAGESPFTKRLEDEPKQRHIKHLNLNPFDGMGDPEEHLSYFNQLALHYEYRDLTKCRFFAATLRGSAQRWFSRVPARSIDTWADFKRAFLNKFRANQPQEVHTSYLQTIGQREGESLQSYINRFKEAVNKIICVNEIEALVHLKRGLDPYECEKYVVKLMEVQPTTLAKAYDLASQAVTEAESLAVLKRARAPPASNQKHYPRERHAPYQKPVEQMQVQTTHGPPANKNNNISVKDRLGPAVGFRPEKRPEPNWTKFSLSRSALLRDIKNKPFYQAPPAMWTNPEDRNKERHCEYHETHGHSTDSCLALKHFLERQAKAGNLNQYLPRDLPPPPPQDHRDGRNVVNPVFGGTVTPPVPSGPSVYAIAQGEVHSPICFTHADYEGINPDHNEALVVSLVIAENEVKRILVDNGSSADICFQHTWDRLRLNNAVPEPCLEETPLYGFGHNAVPIAGVAHLPVTFGSPPHQITKTIKFYIINTVSSYNMILGRPTLNALRAIPSTSHLKMKFPTPTGIGEIKGDSETSKRCYGIALVLAATEPGNIKRENANKRKQEKRKKHAENLQRKNKRHREVQVIETHDPTHEEPPRMDAELKKCLLRDEQPVAKPAVATEQIQLSPTDPTRKISIGAGLESVFKKELTDLLREYADVFAWSPKDMPGLDESVAMHKLSVDPKKAPKKQKRRNFAPDRQKAIDAEIDKLLDADLICEVSYPDWVANVVLVKKANGKWRMCVDYTDLNAACPKDPYPLPSIDQLIDATAGHLMLSFMDAFSGYNQIKMAPEDCEKTAFITHRGVYCYKVMPFGLINAGATYQRMMNKIFAPQLGRNMEVYVDDMIVKSMLQETHLTDLRECFANLRKHNMKLNPDKCTFALGAGKFLGFLVSQRGIEANPEKIQAVIDMQPPKTIKDVQRLTGRLAALRRFISKLAERCLPFFDTLKGALKTKKLTWTEECQKAFEDLKTYLASAPLLTTASPSEPLSLYLAVSDKTVGAVLIKEAETVQRPVYYVSQTLKDAETRYPNTEKTALALVMASRKLRHYFQGREIRVVTNQPLRKILHKPELSGRLINWAIELSQFHLTYVPRTAIKAQALADFVVECNFAKPDEETPDNQQPLPVAEGWKLYVDGSATNTRCGAGAILISPDGFCIKQALQLNFKATNNQAEYEALLSGLDLALTLQLQNLTIYSDSQLVVRQTTGDYAVKDSILAQYQQLVQTRLSTLKSYQLHQIDREDNSLADSLSKLLEGEYTTSDGPVYFLSLPHPSTEVKEQLSIALNEDNWMTPLVAYLRNGTLPAEHSKARQIKANAAKFFLQDDVLYRRNFDSPILKCVDDDEATYCMREVHEGICGDHMAGKALTHKILRQGYYWPTMAKDCKAFVRACHQCQLFSNVPRAAPAIPVSILSPIPFAVWGIDIMGPFPKARGELQFVMVAIDYMTKWAEAKALRTITQEDAIRFVRNQIITRFGIPTTLISDNGTQFVGKKFTTFLSDHGIKHKKASVCHPQSNGQVEVTNRIILRGLEKSLTESKKKWPEHLPQVLWSYRTTQKTSTGETPFKLAFGAEALAPVEIGSPSFRMQNFNINDSIEGMRTNLELLDEVRADAVQKMELYKEKTRDFFGKRVRMRAFQVGDLVNRATEASDPRHTGKLMPKWEGPYKIAQVIRPGSYKLSHLDGTEVNNTWHAEKLKKYYQ; encoded by the coding sequence ATGCTAAAAGTGGCATCTGCCTTCCCACAACCTAGGGGGGAGGCACGCGGAAACCATGAACCCCGAGACGAGGAAGAGCGAAGTGAAGCTCATAGCCAACCTCGCCCTCAAAAGTCCACAGCATCGCACCTTGGACCGTCACAAAACACGAACCACAAAAACCACGGTGGCCAGCAACACCGCCCCTCAACCTGGAAGGAAAATAGGAGAATCCGGGATCTGAAAAAAGAGCTCGAGGCCAAGCAAGCAGAGTACGAAAAGGCCCGCGCCCGTCTCGAAGGCCGTCGTACCGAGACCCCTGAGGTTCGCAACGACACAGGAAGCGTCAATCCCTCCAACGCGGACATGCTCAATACGCTCATGGCCCTGAAGAAGCGCCTCGAGGACGGCACCAGTGGTGAAGCCGGAGAATCCCCTTTTACAAAGAGGCTCGAAGACGAACCAAAGCAAAGGCACATCAAGCACCTCAACCTGAACCCCTTTGACGGGATGGGAGATCCCGAGGAACACCTCAGCTACTTCAACCAACTGGCTCTGCACTACGAGTACCGCGACCTCACAAAATGCCGTTTCTTCGCCGCCACCCTGAGGGGAAGCGCGCAGCGGTGGTTCAGTCGCGTCCCGGCCAGGAGCATAGACACTTGGGCCGACTTTAAAAGAGCATTCCTGAATAAATTCAGAGCAAACCAACCTCAGGAGGTGCACACTTCCTACTTACAAACCATCGGGCAAAGAGAAGGGGAATCCCTGCAGAGCTACATCAACCGCTTCAAGGAAGCGGTCAATAAGATCATCTGTGTAAACGAGATAGAGGCTCTCGTCCATTTGAAGAGAGGACTTGACCCGTATGAGTGCGAAAAATATGTTGTCAAACTAATGGAAGTCCAGCCCACAACATTAGCCAAGGCATATGACCTAGCGTCCCAAGCCGTCACGGAAGCGGAATCTCTGGCCGTGTTAAAACGGGCACGAGCACCTCCCGCTAGCAATCAGAAACACTACCCCCGTGAACGACACGCCCCGTACCAAAAACCCGTGGAGCAAATGCAAGTTCAAACTACACATGGACCTCCCGCCAACAAAAACAACAACATATCCGTAAAAGATCGTCTGGGCCCCGCGGTGGGTTTCCgccccgagaagcgccctgagCCTAATTGGACTAAGTTCAGCCTCAGCCGGTCTGCCCTGTTAAGAGACATTAAAAACAAGCCATTTTACCAAGCACCGCCAGCCATGTGGACAAACCCGGAGGACCGGAACAAAGAGCGCCACTGCGAATATCACGAAACACATGGGCACTCTACGGATAGCTGCCTCGCACTCAAACATTTCCTGGAACGACAAGCTAAAGCGGGAAACCTAAACCAGTACCTCCCTCGCGATTTACCACCACCACCGCCACAAGACCACCGAGACGGTAGAAATGTGGTCAATCCCGTCTTCGGCGGCACCGTCACGCCCCCTGTCCCCAGCGGGCCTTCAGTATATGCAATCGCCCAGGGAGAGGTGCACAGCCCCATATGCTTCACACATGCAGACTACGAGGGCATCAACCCGGATCACAACGAAGCCCTAGTCGTATCCCTGGTCATAGCCGAAAATGAGGTAAAAAGAATATTGGTGGATAATGGTTCCTCTGCGGACATCTGCTTCCAACACACCTGGGATCGACTGCGCCTGAACAACGCGGTCCCCGAACCTTGCCTGGAAGAGACACCTCTGTACGGTTTCGGACACAACGCCGTGCCTATAGCGGGAGTAGCCCATCTGCCAGTCACCTTCGGGTCACCACCCCACCAAATCACCAAGACAATCAAATTTTACATCATTAACACAGTTTCCTCATACAACATGATCCTAGGGAGGCCAACCCTGAATGCACTCAGAGCAATCCCATCGACCTCACACCTCAaaatgaagttcccaacccccacaGGAATAGGCGAAATCAAGGGGGATTCTGAAACCTCGAAACGATGCTATGGGATAGCCTTAGTCCTAGCGGCCACCGAGCCCGGAAACATCAAGCGGGAGAACGCCAACAAACGAAAGCAGGAGAAACGAAAGAAACACGCTGAAAACCTCCAAAGGAAGAACAAACGACACCGAGAGGTGCAAGTCATAGAAACCCATGATCCCACGCACGAAGAACCTCCGCGCATGGACGCCGAACTCAAAAAATGCTTGTTACGGGATGAGCAACCCGTGGCAAAACCCGCTGTGGCAACAGAGCAAATTCAGCTCTCTCCTACCGACCCTACACGGAAAATCAGCATTGGGGCCGGTTTGGAGTCAGTGTTCAAGAAGGAACTTACAGATCTACTGCGCGAGTACGCGGACGTTTTTGCATGGAGCCCAAAAGACATGCCCGGCCTCGATGAATCCGTGGCCATGCACAAACTGAGTGTCGACCCCAAGAAGGCGCCAAAAAAGCAGAAGCGGCGCAACTTCGCTCCTGACCGCCAAAAAGCAATCGACGCGGAAATAGACAAACTGTTGGACGCAGATTTGATCTGCGAGGTCTCATACCCGGATTGGGTGGCAAACGTCGTGCTCGTAAAGAAAGCTAACGGGAAATGGCGCATGTGCGTCGATTACACAGACCTTAACGCAGCATGCCCTAAGGACCCGTACCCGTTACCAAGCATAGACCAGCTCATTGACGCAACAGCCGGGCACCTCATGCTCAGTTTCATGGACGCCTTCTCAGGATACAACCAGATTAAGATGGCACCGGAAGACTGTGAGAAAACTGCTTTCATCACTCATAGAGGAGTATACTGCTACAAGGTCATGCCTTTCGGCCTCATCAACGCGGGCGCCACCTACCAACGCATGATGAATAAGATCTTCGCACCCCAACTGGGACGCAACATGGAAGTCTATGTCGATGACATGATTGTCAAATCTATGCTCCAAGAGACGCACCTGACCGATTTGCGGGAATGCTTCGCAAACCTCAGAAAACACAACATGAAACTTAACCCCGACAAATGCACTTTCGCCCTAGGAGCGGGAAAGTTCTTGGGTTTCCTGGTAAGCCAACGCGGGATCGAGGCCAACCCGGAAAAAATCCAGGCCGTCATTGACATGCAGCCCCCAAAAACCATCAAGGACGTTCAACGCCTCACAGGGCGCCTCGCAGCATTGCGACGATTCATATCAAAGCTGGCGGAACGATGCCTCCCTTTCTTCGACACCCTCAAAGGAGCACTCAAAACCAAAAAGCTCACATGGACTGAGGAATGCCAAAAGGCCTTTGAGGACCTCAAAACGTACCTGGCCTCTGCGCCACTCTTGACGACCGCGTCCCCTAGCGAACCATTGTCACTATACCTGGCAGTTTCTGACAAAACGGTGGGCGCAGTGCTTATTAAGGAAGCAGAAACGGTGCAAAGACCAGTTTACTATGTCAGCCAAACACTAAAGGATGCAGAAACCCGCTATCCCAACACAGAGAAAACAGCCCTAGCCCTTGTCATGGCAAGCAGAAAGCTTCGCCACTATTTCCAGGGGCGAGAAATACGGGTCGTCACGAACCAACCCTTGCGCAAAATCCTCCACAAGCCTGAGTTGTCAGGACGACTTATTAACTGGGCGATCGAGCTCAGTCAATTTCACCTCACTTACGTCCCGAGGACCGCGATCAAAGCACAGGCCCTGGCAGACTTCGTCGTGGAATGTAACTTTGCTAAACCCGACGAAGAAACACCGGACAACCAACAACCCCTCCCGGTCGCGGAAGGGTGGAAGCTTTACGTGGACGGTTCCGCCACCAACACCAGATGCGGAGCCGGAGCCATACTCATTAGCCCTGATGGTTTCTGCATAAAACAAGCCCTTCAGCTCAACTTCAAGGCCACCAACAACCAGGCGGAGTATGAGGCCCTGCTTTCAGGTTTAGACCTCGCCCTAACTCTACAACTGCAAAATCTTACCATATACAGCGACTCCCAGCTGGTAGTTCGCCAAACAACAGGTGACTACGCGGTCAAGGATTCAATTCTAGCTCAATACCAACAACTAGTGCAGACCCGCTTGTCCACACTCAAAAGCTACCAGCTCCACCAAATAGACCGGGAAGACAACTCATTGGCTGACAGCCTATCCAAACTCCTAGAGGGAGAATACACGACCTCGGATGGCCCCGTCTACTTCCTATCTCTCCCGCATCCCTCGACAGAGGTCAAGGAACAGCTCAGCATTGCGCTCAACGAGGACAACTGGATGACCCCCCTCGTCGCTTACCTCCGGAACGGAACTCTGCCAGCCGAGCATAGCAAAGCCCGGCAGATCAAGGCAAACGCAGCCAAATTCTTCCTACAAGACGATGTTCTCTACCGTCGAAACTTCGACTCCCCCATTCTCAAATGCGTCGATGACGACGAAGCAACATACTGCATGCGGGAAGTTCACGAGGGCATATGCGGGGATCACATGGCGGGCAAGGCCCTTACACATAAAATCTTGCGCCAAGGATATTACTGGCCAACCATGGCAAAAGACTGTAAAGCCTTTGTCAGAGCATGCCACCAATGCCAGCTTTTTAGCAACGTGCCACGCGCAGCCCCCGCAATCCCAGTCTCAATACTCTCCCCTATCCCGTTCGCAGTGTGGGGAATCGACATTATGGGACCATTCCCCAAAGCCCGCGGAGAACTCCAATTTGTCATGGTGGCTATCGATTATATGACCAAATGGGCAGAAGCCAAAGCACTCAGAACCATCACCCAAGAAGACGCAATCCGGTTTGTCCGCAACCAGATAATCACCCGGTTCGGTATCCCCACAACTCTCATCTCCGACAACGGGACACAGTTCGTAGGAAAGAAGTTCACCACCTTCCTCTCTGATCACGGGATCAAGCACAAAAAAGCATCGGTATGCCACCCGCAAAGCAACGGACAAGTCGAAGTCACAAATCGCATCATCCTTCGCGGGCTAGAAAAAAGCCTCACAGAATCCAAGAAAAAATGGCCAGAACACCTACCCCAAGTCCTATGGTCCTACCGCACCACGCAGAAAACAAGCACAGGGGAAACACCATTTAAACTAGCATTCGGGGCAGAAGCACTGGCACCAGTGGAAATAGGATCACCGTCCTTCCGCATGcaaaatttcaacatcaacGACAGCATTGAGGGAATGCGGACTAACTTAGAGTTACTGGACGAGGTCCGTGCAGACGCAGTCCAGAAAATGGAGCTTTACAAAGAAAAAACAAGGGACTTCTTTGGAAAACGGGTCCGAATGCGGGCATTCCAGGTGGGAGACTTAGTCAACAGGGCAACCGAGGCATCAGACCCGCGCCACACGGGCAAGCTAATGCCcaagtgggaaggcccatataaaATAGCACAAGTTATCCGTCCCGGTTCTTACAAACTATCCCATTTGGATGGCACGGAGGTCAACAATACTTGGCACGCAGAAAAACTCAAGAAATATTATCAGTAG